The following are encoded together in the Methanosarcina flavescens genome:
- a CDS encoding H/ACA ribonucleoprotein complex subunit GAR1 codes for MKRLGKVLHSSGVKNLIVRGDKIKPENVSGSLPKLNSIVVDKSLNRIGTIVNVFGPVNHPYFLVKGFKRTPDSEIRALVNERVYIR; via the coding sequence ATGAAACGACTCGGTAAAGTGCTGCACAGTTCAGGTGTTAAAAACCTGATAGTTAGAGGGGATAAGATAAAACCCGAGAATGTATCAGGTAGTCTCCCTAAATTAAATTCAATCGTTGTAGATAAATCCTTGAATCGGATTGGTACAATTGTCAATGTTTTCGGACCTGTAAACCACCCATATTTTTTGGTGAAGGGCTTTAAACGAACTCCTGATTCAGAAATTCGGGCTCTCGTTAATGAAAGAGTCTATATTCGGTGA
- the ppdK gene encoding pyruvate, phosphate dikinase — MSKFVYFFGKDVTDGKGSMKDLLGGKGAGLAEMANLGVPVPPGFTITTEVCVLYLKERKYPDEVLKQIEEAIDKLETLNNKKLGDPEDPLLVSVRSGARVSMPGMMDTVLNLGLTDKSVIGLANKVNDERFAYDCYRRFISMFGDVVLGVDFDKFESLIEDKKKELKVESDTDLDAKALKELAERFKGVIKLEKGFEFPQDPRVQLQMAINAVFESWNNPRAITYRKLNEIDDSWGTAVNVQTMVYGNRGNTSGTGVAFTRNPSTGEKKFFGEYLINAQGEDVVAGIRTPDFIDTLGNKIPEAYNQLVDICQRLEAHFKDMQDIEFTIQEGKLYMLQTRTGKRTAAAAVKIAKDMVAEGLIDKETAVTRVKAEHIDLLLHPRIDPKVKLEVVAKGLPASPGAAVGKVVFTAEDAEEMAEIGEKTILVRNETSPEDIGGMAAAQGVLTVRGGMTSHAAVVGRGMGKPCVVGCGEISIDTKNNFFMVNGHTVKEHDYITIDGSTGSVIIGKVDLIDAEINDDLKQILLWADEIRTLGVRTNADNPADASLARELGAEGIGLCRTEHMFFGEDRIPAVREMIMAEDEKSRKKALKKLLPMQKEDFLGIFRCMEGLPVTIRLLDPPLHEFLPDKEELDTKLRELEASEDCGKIDEVKKIIQRVTSLKELNPMLGHRGCRLGITYPEIYNMQVRAIMEAACELANEGVQVIPEIMIPLVGLAKELSVTREEVCKMAETVMAEKGLKIDYKVGTMIELPRAAITADQIAQVADFFSFGTNDLTQTTFGFSRDDVSKFVPIYQKAGILEHDPFAVLDQEGVGEIMKIGIEKARSVKPDLKMGICGEHGGEPKSICFAHEVGLDYVSCSPYRVPIARLVAAQSTIKMRNNE; from the coding sequence TTGTCCAAATTCGTATATTTTTTTGGAAAGGATGTAACTGATGGCAAAGGTAGTATGAAAGACTTACTTGGAGGTAAGGGCGCAGGCCTTGCCGAGATGGCAAATCTCGGAGTGCCGGTACCGCCAGGTTTTACAATAACAACCGAAGTTTGCGTACTTTATTTAAAGGAACGGAAATATCCTGACGAAGTACTCAAACAGATCGAAGAAGCAATTGATAAGCTAGAGACCTTAAATAACAAAAAATTGGGGGATCCAGAAGACCCACTGCTTGTTTCTGTAAGGTCCGGAGCCAGGGTGTCCATGCCGGGGATGATGGATACCGTCCTTAACCTTGGGCTCACGGACAAATCTGTTATCGGGCTCGCAAATAAGGTCAACGACGAAAGATTTGCTTATGATTGCTACCGCAGATTTATCTCCATGTTTGGAGATGTGGTTCTGGGAGTTGACTTCGACAAGTTCGAGTCCCTTATTGAAGACAAGAAGAAAGAACTTAAAGTCGAGTCAGATACCGATCTCGATGCAAAAGCCCTGAAAGAATTGGCTGAGAGATTTAAGGGAGTAATCAAACTCGAAAAAGGATTCGAATTCCCTCAGGATCCAAGAGTTCAGCTGCAGATGGCAATTAACGCTGTTTTTGAGTCTTGGAATAATCCGAGAGCCATCACTTACAGAAAGCTTAATGAGATTGATGACAGCTGGGGTACAGCTGTTAATGTACAGACCATGGTTTACGGGAACAGAGGAAACACCTCAGGTACAGGAGTTGCTTTTACAAGAAACCCGTCGACAGGAGAAAAGAAGTTCTTCGGAGAGTACCTTATCAACGCACAGGGTGAAGATGTTGTTGCAGGTATCCGGACACCGGATTTCATTGACACTCTTGGAAATAAAATCCCTGAAGCCTATAATCAGCTTGTAGATATCTGCCAGAGGCTTGAAGCCCACTTCAAGGATATGCAGGACATAGAATTTACCATCCAGGAAGGAAAACTCTATATGCTGCAGACCAGGACAGGGAAGCGCACAGCTGCCGCAGCCGTTAAGATAGCAAAGGATATGGTAGCAGAAGGGCTAATTGATAAGGAAACTGCAGTCACCAGGGTTAAAGCCGAGCATATTGACCTTCTCCTGCACCCGAGAATCGATCCTAAAGTAAAACTTGAAGTAGTTGCAAAGGGACTTCCTGCATCTCCCGGAGCTGCCGTAGGAAAAGTTGTGTTTACTGCAGAAGATGCCGAGGAAATGGCTGAGATTGGAGAAAAGACAATTCTCGTCCGAAACGAAACCTCTCCTGAAGATATAGGAGGAATGGCAGCTGCTCAGGGTGTACTTACCGTACGCGGAGGTATGACCTCTCACGCGGCAGTAGTCGGAAGAGGTATGGGCAAGCCCTGCGTTGTGGGGTGCGGGGAAATCTCAATCGATACAAAGAATAATTTCTTCATGGTAAATGGTCACACTGTCAAAGAGCACGATTATATCACCATTGATGGAAGTACGGGCAGTGTAATTATCGGGAAAGTGGATCTGATTGATGCTGAAATAAATGACGATTTGAAGCAGATTCTTCTCTGGGCTGATGAAATCAGGACTCTCGGAGTGAGAACAAACGCAGACAATCCGGCAGATGCAAGTCTTGCCCGCGAATTAGGGGCTGAGGGGATAGGACTTTGCAGGACTGAGCACATGTTCTTCGGAGAAGACAGGATCCCCGCAGTAAGGGAAATGATCATGGCCGAAGACGAAAAATCCAGGAAGAAAGCTCTTAAAAAATTACTTCCTATGCAGAAGGAAGACTTCCTTGGCATTTTCCGCTGCATGGAAGGTCTGCCTGTAACCATCAGGCTGCTTGACCCGCCTCTCCATGAATTCCTTCCTGACAAAGAAGAGCTGGACACAAAGCTCAGGGAGCTTGAAGCCTCAGAAGACTGCGGAAAGATCGACGAGGTAAAAAAGATCATCCAGCGTGTGACTTCCCTCAAAGAACTCAATCCTATGCTTGGCCACAGGGGATGCAGGCTCGGAATAACCTATCCGGAAATCTATAATATGCAGGTGCGTGCAATTATGGAAGCAGCATGTGAACTTGCAAACGAGGGAGTGCAGGTTATTCCCGAAATTATGATACCGCTCGTAGGCCTGGCAAAAGAGCTTTCCGTCACCCGGGAAGAAGTCTGCAAGATGGCAGAAACGGTCATGGCTGAAAAAGGCTTAAAGATTGATTACAAAGTTGGAACAATGATTGAGTTGCCCAGAGCTGCAATTACCGCAGATCAGATTGCACAGGTAGCTGACTTCTTCTCCTTCGGGACAAACGACCTGACCCAAACAACCTTTGGGTTCAGCCGCGACGATGTTTCCAAGTTTGTACCAATCTACCAGAAGGCAGGAATTCTCGAGCACGACCCATTTGCAGTTCTTGACCAGGAAGGCGTTGGCGAGATAATGAAAATCGGCATAGAAAAAGCCCGCTCCGTCAAACCCGATCTCAAAATGGGAATTTGCGGAGAACACGGCGGAGAACCGAAATCCATTTGTTTCGCTCATGAGGTAGGCCTCGACTATGTAAGCTGCTCCCCTTACAGAGTTCCTATTGCAAGGCTCGTAGCTGCCCAGAGCACAATTAAAATGAGAAATAATGAATAA
- a CDS encoding polyprenyl synthetase family protein — protein sequence MMLIDEIKKRSVHVDDAINELLPVARPEELYKASRYLVDAGGKRLRPAVLILAAEAVGSNLKSVLPAAVAVELVHNFTLIHDDIMDRDDVRRGRPAVHKIWGEAGAILAGDTLYSKAFEILSKVENEPVRILKCMDVLSKTCTEICEGQWLDMDFEKREKVSKSGYIEMVEKKTSVLYAAAAKIGALLGGASDEVAEALSEYGRLIGIGFQMYDDVLDMVSPEEVLGKVRGSDLMEGKHTLIVIDAFEKGVKLDIFGKGEATQEETDEAVSILTECGSIDYVKNLAISYINEGKAKLDALQDCPEKDLLLQIADYMISRKY from the coding sequence ATGATGCTGATTGATGAGATCAAAAAAAGAAGTGTCCATGTTGATGACGCAATTAATGAACTGCTGCCAGTAGCCCGTCCCGAGGAATTGTATAAAGCTTCTCGCTACTTGGTCGATGCGGGAGGAAAACGCCTCCGCCCCGCAGTTCTTATTCTGGCAGCCGAAGCCGTAGGCTCAAATCTAAAATCGGTGTTGCCTGCAGCAGTAGCCGTGGAACTTGTACATAATTTCACTCTGATCCATGATGATATAATGGATAGAGATGATGTTCGCAGAGGGAGACCCGCAGTCCATAAAATATGGGGTGAAGCCGGGGCAATTCTTGCAGGTGACACGCTTTATTCCAAAGCTTTTGAGATCCTGTCAAAAGTCGAGAATGAACCTGTAAGGATTTTAAAATGTATGGATGTCCTCTCAAAGACCTGTACCGAGATCTGCGAAGGGCAATGGCTTGATATGGATTTTGAGAAAAGAGAGAAGGTTTCTAAATCCGGATACATTGAGATGGTGGAAAAGAAAACCTCGGTTCTCTATGCCGCTGCAGCCAAGATCGGAGCCCTTCTTGGAGGAGCCTCTGATGAAGTCGCTGAGGCTTTATCCGAATATGGACGTCTTATAGGAATTGGCTTCCAGATGTACGATGATGTTCTGGATATGGTCTCCCCCGAAGAAGTTCTTGGAAAAGTGAGAGGTAGCGACCTTATGGAAGGAAAGCACACTCTTATCGTAATCGATGCTTTCGAAAAAGGTGTGAAACTGGACATTTTCGGGAAAGGGGAAGCAACTCAGGAAGAAACCGACGAAGCCGTCAGTATCTTAACAGAGTGCGGATCAATTGATTATGTGAAAAACCTTGCAATTTCATATATCAACGAAGGCAAAGCAAAGCTGGACGCTCTGCAGGACTGCCCGGAAAAAGATCTTCTCCTTCAGATCGCCGATTATATGATCTCAAGGAAATATTGA
- a CDS encoding RNase J family beta-CASP ribonuclease: MTEIGIVAVGGYNEMGRNMTAVIIGEDIVILDMGLRLDRVQIHEDVEIDKMHSLELIEMGAIPDDTIMKEISGTVRAIVCTHGHLDHIGAIPKLAHRYNAPIISTPYTAALIKQQIEAERKFEVCNRVIPLNAGGTYQVTEDIAVEFINVQHSIIDCVLAVVHTPAGAILYACDFKLDRTPTMGEAPDFERLKALGKGGVIAMIVESTNAGRSGKTPSEQIAKDMVRDVLLGTEESEVGMIITTFASHIPRLKAIIEAAGEMGRIPVLMGRSMERYVGAARDLGYLELPSNVEMYGQRKDVDRAFKRIIQEGKNKYLPIVTGHQGEPGSILVRVANGETPYTIEPGDRVIFSANVIPSPMTQANRYALETKLKMRGARIYDNVHVSGHAYREDHWELLRMINPEHVIPAHGDMEMHGHYIEMAEDAGYVLGDTVHLLRNGEVLYIEE, from the coding sequence ATGACTGAAATAGGAATTGTTGCAGTCGGCGGTTACAATGAAATGGGCCGTAACATGACTGCAGTTATTATAGGTGAAGACATTGTCATTCTGGACATGGGGCTCAGGCTCGATAGGGTTCAGATCCATGAAGATGTCGAAATTGACAAAATGCATTCTCTCGAACTTATCGAGATGGGGGCAATTCCTGATGATACCATTATGAAAGAAATTAGTGGAACTGTCCGGGCAATTGTCTGTACTCACGGGCACCTTGATCACATAGGGGCAATCCCGAAACTTGCCCACAGGTATAACGCCCCAATTATCTCCACGCCATATACAGCAGCCCTTATCAAACAACAGATCGAGGCTGAGCGCAAGTTTGAGGTTTGCAACAGGGTTATTCCTTTGAATGCAGGAGGGACTTACCAGGTTACGGAAGATATTGCCGTCGAATTCATTAACGTTCAGCACAGCATCATTGACTGTGTACTTGCAGTGGTTCATACTCCAGCTGGAGCAATCCTGTACGCTTGCGACTTTAAGCTGGATAGGACTCCGACAATGGGTGAAGCTCCGGATTTCGAGCGCCTCAAAGCCCTCGGAAAGGGAGGGGTTATCGCAATGATTGTCGAGAGCACGAACGCCGGGCGCTCAGGAAAGACTCCTTCCGAACAGATTGCAAAAGATATGGTAAGGGATGTGTTGCTCGGAACTGAAGAGTCCGAAGTCGGGATGATCATTACAACCTTTGCCTCCCACATACCCAGGCTAAAAGCAATTATTGAGGCAGCCGGAGAAATGGGCAGGATTCCTGTACTTATGGGCCGTTCAATGGAACGCTATGTGGGGGCTGCGAGAGATCTGGGTTATCTGGAATTACCTTCCAATGTCGAGATGTACGGGCAGCGTAAAGATGTCGACCGGGCTTTCAAACGTATTATCCAGGAAGGAAAGAACAAGTACCTTCCAATCGTCACCGGACACCAGGGCGAGCCAGGCTCCATACTTGTACGTGTTGCGAACGGGGAAACCCCTTATACAATTGAACCGGGAGACAGGGTTATTTTCTCTGCAAATGTAATCCCGAGTCCCATGACTCAGGCTAACCGCTATGCTCTTGAAACCAAGCTCAAGATGCGGGGCGCCAGGATCTATGACAATGTTCACGTCTCAGGACATGCATACAGAGAAGACCACTGGGAGCTTCTGCGCATGATAAATCCTGAACATGTAATCCCTGCTCATGGGGATATGGAAATGCACGGGCACTACATCGAGATGGCGGAAGATGCCGGGTATGTACTCGGAGATACAGTACACCTTCTCAGGAACGGTGAAGTGTTATATATAGAAGAATAA
- the fni gene encoding type 2 isopentenyl-diphosphate Delta-isomerase, translated as MINTTSKRKIEHLKLCAESPVESRKVSAGFEDVTLIHRALPELNMDKLDLSINLLGKRLQAPFLIASITGGHPDTIPVNAALAAAAEELGVGIGVGSQRAAIDDPAQEESFRIVREKAPNTFVYGNVGAAQIREYGVEGVEKLVEMVDADALAIHLNFLQEAIQPEGDRDATGCLDMIKEICSVLGKPVIIKETGAGISREDALLLQKAGASAIDVGGAGGTSWAGVEVYRARESGDSASEHLGELFWDFGIPTVASIIESRVSLPIIATGGVRTGVDIAKSIALGASAASAALPFVGPALEGKKSVVRVLSRMLDEFRVAMFLCGCANIKDLCRAPVVVTGWTLEYLSQRGFNVKDYDVAGEDAF; from the coding sequence ATGATCAACACGACCTCAAAGCGAAAGATCGAACACCTGAAATTGTGTGCTGAAAGCCCGGTTGAATCCCGAAAAGTCAGCGCGGGCTTTGAGGATGTGACCCTGATCCACAGGGCGCTTCCGGAACTCAATATGGATAAACTTGACCTGTCTATAAACCTTCTGGGGAAGCGTCTGCAAGCTCCCTTTCTAATCGCTTCGATCACTGGAGGACACCCAGATACTATTCCTGTAAACGCCGCCCTTGCCGCTGCAGCCGAAGAGCTGGGAGTAGGAATAGGAGTTGGCAGCCAGAGAGCTGCAATTGATGACCCTGCGCAGGAAGAATCCTTCAGGATTGTCAGGGAAAAAGCTCCCAATACCTTCGTGTATGGGAATGTGGGCGCTGCCCAGATTCGCGAGTATGGAGTTGAAGGAGTTGAAAAACTCGTAGAGATGGTTGACGCCGATGCCCTTGCCATCCACCTGAACTTCTTACAGGAAGCCATCCAGCCAGAAGGGGACAGGGACGCAACTGGCTGTCTCGATATGATAAAAGAGATCTGCTCTGTACTGGGCAAGCCAGTAATCATTAAGGAAACAGGAGCAGGAATCTCAAGGGAGGATGCCCTTCTCCTCCAGAAGGCAGGCGCATCCGCAATTGATGTAGGAGGCGCAGGAGGTACAAGCTGGGCAGGCGTTGAGGTCTACAGGGCAAGGGAAAGTGGAGATTCAGCTTCGGAACATCTTGGGGAACTTTTCTGGGACTTCGGAATTCCTACAGTTGCCAGCATTATAGAATCCAGGGTTTCTCTGCCAATTATTGCAACAGGTGGGGTCAGAACGGGAGTAGATATCGCTAAGTCTATTGCTCTCGGAGCCAGTGCGGCAAGTGCTGCCCTACCTTTTGTGGGACCTGCCCTTGAAGGAAAAAAGTCAGTTGTCAGGGTTCTTTCCCGCATGCTGGATGAATTCAGGGTTGCAATGTTTCTCTGCGGTTGTGCAAACATAAAGGACCTGTGTAGGGCACCTGTGGTTGTTACCGGCTGGACCCTTGAGTATCTGAGTCAACGCGGCTTTAATGTAAAAGACTATGATGTGGCAGGAGAAGATGCATTTTAA
- a CDS encoding isopentenyl phosphate kinase has translation MKVSTEPVILKLGGSVITDKAADQGIVREADLLRIAKEVSEYRGKMIVVHGAGSFGHTYAKKYGLDMGFDPDGVIITHESVKKLASRVVDALNEYGVRAIAVHPMGCTVCRNGRIESMYLDNIKLMLEKGFVPVLHGDMVMDLELGACVLSGDQIVPYLAKKLRITRLGLGSAEDGVLDNNGKLILEITPKTFETFKHYIRGSGSTDVTGGMLGKVQELLELSKTSCITSYIFNAGKGNNTYRFLNGESIGTRISPDKRVEV, from the coding sequence ATGAAGGTTTCAACAGAACCTGTTATCCTGAAACTTGGAGGCAGCGTCATCACAGACAAAGCTGCAGATCAAGGGATTGTAAGAGAAGCTGACCTCCTTAGGATTGCAAAGGAAGTTTCCGAATACCGGGGAAAAATGATTGTTGTGCATGGTGCAGGTTCCTTTGGGCATACCTACGCCAAGAAATATGGACTTGATATGGGGTTTGATCCTGATGGAGTAATTATAACACATGAGTCTGTCAAGAAACTTGCATCCAGGGTGGTAGATGCTCTGAATGAGTATGGAGTCCGGGCTATAGCTGTACACCCCATGGGCTGTACGGTTTGCAGGAATGGGAGGATCGAGAGCATGTACCTTGACAACATAAAGCTCATGCTTGAGAAAGGTTTTGTCCCGGTGCTGCATGGGGATATGGTCATGGATCTCGAACTCGGGGCGTGCGTGCTCTCAGGAGACCAGATAGTCCCCTATCTTGCAAAAAAACTCAGGATTACCCGGCTCGGGCTTGGCTCTGCCGAGGATGGGGTGCTTGATAATAATGGAAAACTCATACTTGAGATCACCCCCAAGACCTTCGAGACTTTCAAGCATTACATAAGAGGTTCGGGAAGTACTGATGTTACAGGCGGAATGCTTGGGAAGGTACAGGAACTTCTGGAACTTAGCAAAACGTCTTGTATTACATCGTATATATTCAACGCCGGAAAAGGAAATAACACATATAGGTTCTTGAATGGGGAATCCATAGGAACCAGAATCAGTCCGGATAAAAGGGTAGAAGTATGA
- a CDS encoding mevalonate kinase, whose translation MVSCSAPGKIYLFGEHAVVYGETAIGCAVELRIRVRAELNNSIIIQSEIGRTGIDFEKHPYISAAIEKIKEILPIAGVFLEVDSDIPVGSGLSSSAAVTIASLGALNELFGCGLSLEEIAKMGHEIEIQVQGAASPTDTYVSTFGGVVTINDRRKLKTPDCGIVVGNTGVFASTKELVANVRKLRESYPNLVEPLMAVIGRTSRIAEPFFQTGDYPSIGKLMNVNQGLLDALGVNTFELSNLIYSARKAGAFGAKLTGGGGGGCMVALTAPDKCIQVAEAIEGAGGKAIITKPTEQGLKLE comes from the coding sequence ATGGTTTCATGTTCTGCCCCCGGGAAAATCTACCTATTCGGAGAACATGCGGTTGTTTATGGTGAAACCGCAATAGGATGTGCAGTTGAATTAAGAATTCGTGTGCGAGCGGAACTAAACAATTCTATAATAATTCAATCGGAGATTGGCCGAACAGGGATTGATTTTGAGAAGCATCCTTATATCTCCGCAGCTATTGAAAAAATTAAGGAAATCCTTCCAATAGCTGGTGTCTTTTTGGAAGTCGATTCTGATATTCCTGTGGGTTCAGGACTCAGTTCATCTGCTGCTGTTACAATTGCAAGTCTAGGTGCTCTCAATGAACTGTTTGGCTGCGGTCTCTCTCTCGAAGAAATTGCTAAAATGGGGCATGAAATTGAAATTCAGGTACAAGGAGCTGCAAGTCCTACAGATACCTATGTCTCTACATTCGGAGGAGTTGTGACTATTAACGACAGGAGGAAGTTGAAAACTCCTGATTGCGGGATTGTCGTAGGGAATACAGGTGTTTTCGCTTCCACAAAGGAGCTTGTAGCGAATGTTAGAAAGCTCCGTGAAAGTTATCCAAATCTTGTAGAACCTCTCATGGCTGTTATTGGAAGAACTTCCAGGATCGCAGAACCCTTTTTTCAGACAGGAGATTACCCTTCAATTGGCAAGCTTATGAATGTGAACCAGGGTCTTCTGGATGCTCTTGGAGTAAATACCTTTGAACTCTCTAATCTAATTTACTCCGCCCGGAAAGCTGGAGCTTTCGGAGCAAAACTTACAGGAGGTGGAGGTGGGGGATGTATGGTTGCCCTTACAGCACCTGACAAATGTATACAAGTTGCTGAAGCCATTGAAGGCGCAGGGGGTAAAGCAATCATAACAAAACCCACGGAGCAGGGCTTAAAGTTAGAATGA
- a CDS encoding MEMO1 family protein, producing the protein MRQPAVAGQFYPLRPENLEKELKQCFEGLEIRERNVLGAICPHAGYVYSGKVAAHVYAALPKADTYVIFGPNHTGYGSPVSVSTDTWKTPLGSLEVDRELADGLSGSIIDLDELGHRYEHSIEVQLPFLQYRFDQDFMILPICLGMQDEETAVEVGNLVAELASKSGKKLAFIASSDFTHYEPANVAREIDNEVIGAILNLDIPGIYDKLYRRNASVCGYGPIAAMLTASKRLGANRAELLKYSNSGDVSGDTSAVVGYAAIIVE; encoded by the coding sequence ATGAGACAGCCAGCGGTTGCAGGGCAGTTCTATCCCCTGCGTCCTGAGAATCTAGAGAAAGAACTCAAGCAATGTTTTGAAGGTCTGGAGATCCGGGAACGAAATGTCCTCGGGGCTATCTGCCCGCATGCCGGGTATGTTTATTCAGGTAAGGTCGCTGCACATGTCTATGCAGCTCTCCCTAAAGCCGATACATATGTCATTTTCGGTCCCAACCATACGGGATACGGCTCACCTGTATCAGTGTCCACGGATACTTGGAAAACTCCCCTGGGATCTCTCGAGGTTGATCGTGAACTTGCAGACGGGCTATCAGGAAGTATTATTGACTTGGATGAGCTCGGACACCGATACGAGCATTCTATCGAAGTTCAACTTCCTTTCCTTCAATATCGCTTTGATCAGGATTTCATGATCCTTCCTATCTGCCTTGGTATGCAGGATGAAGAAACCGCAGTTGAGGTTGGAAATCTTGTTGCGGAGCTTGCTTCCAAAAGTGGGAAAAAATTAGCTTTCATTGCATCCAGCGATTTTACTCACTACGAGCCCGCAAATGTTGCAAGGGAAATAGACAATGAAGTTATAGGCGCTATCCTTAACCTGGACATTCCGGGAATATATGATAAGCTTTACAGGAGAAACGCTTCCGTGTGCGGATATGGGCCAATTGCAGCAATGTTAACAGCGTCAAAAAGGCTTGGTGCAAATCGGGCTGAACTGCTTAAATATTCAAATAGTGGAGATGTTTCCGGAGACACTAGTGCAGTAGTAGGGTATGCCGCGATTATTGTCGAGTAA
- the rpsB gene encoding 30S ribosomal protein S2 encodes MEEIEKTGQEENKAQPVPEENVAAEAKPAPEEEAAAETGPVPENEDEATSAREEGSTSLVSIDEYLAAGVHIGTQQKTQDMMRFVYRVRTDGLYVLDIQSTDERIKAASKLLSHYDPSRILVVSSRQYGQHPARMFSRALGTKSMLGRFIPGLLTNPQIHGFFEPDIVIVTDPAGDAQVLKEASSIGIPIIALCDTNNLTSNVDLVIPTNNKGRKALSLVYWLLAREVARLNGIPFNYSLTDFETPL; translated from the coding sequence ATGGAGGAAATTGAGAAAACAGGGCAGGAGGAAAACAAAGCACAGCCTGTGCCTGAAGAAAATGTCGCGGCTGAAGCAAAACCTGCACCTGAAGAGGAAGCCGCAGCAGAAACCGGGCCTGTGCCTGAAAACGAGGATGAAGCAACTTCTGCTAGAGAAGAAGGTTCCACATCCCTTGTGTCCATTGACGAATACCTGGCAGCAGGTGTTCACATAGGTACTCAGCAAAAGACCCAGGATATGATGCGTTTCGTATACAGGGTCAGAACTGATGGATTATATGTTCTTGACATCCAGTCAACAGACGAAAGAATCAAAGCTGCATCGAAATTATTGTCCCATTACGATCCCTCAAGAATTCTTGTGGTTTCTTCAAGGCAGTACGGGCAGCATCCTGCAAGGATGTTTTCCAGAGCACTCGGTACCAAATCAATGCTTGGAAGGTTCATTCCTGGCTTGCTTACAAACCCTCAGATTCACGGTTTCTTTGAACCTGATATTGTAATCGTTACCGACCCTGCAGGCGATGCCCAGGTTCTGAAAGAAGCTTCTAGCATTGGAATACCAATTATAGCACTCTGTGATACCAACAACCTGACTTCAAATGTGGACCTTGTAATCCCCACAAACAACAAAGGTAGAAAAGCACTTTCTCTTGTCTACTGGTTGCTTGCGAGGGAAGTCGCACGACTTAATGGTATTCCTTTCAATTACTCGTTGACCGACTTCGAAACACCTCTGTGA
- a CDS encoding DNA-directed RNA polymerase subunit K has product MVKEKYTRFERARIVGARSLQIAMGAPVLVEDDGRLDPLSIAIEELKAGVIPITVKRKIS; this is encoded by the coding sequence TTGGTCAAGGAAAAGTATACCCGGTTTGAGCGGGCACGAATTGTAGGTGCAAGATCATTGCAGATTGCAATGGGGGCTCCTGTCCTTGTAGAAGATGACGGGCGGCTGGATCCTCTCAGTATCGCTATTGAAGAGTTGAAGGCCGGAGTTATTCCTATCACGGTCAAACGTAAAATCAGTTGA
- a CDS encoding DNA-directed RNA polymerase subunit N produces MIPVRCFSCGKVISNYWDEYKRRVSDGEDAAAVLDDLGITRYCCRRMLLSHVELIDVFSPYQ; encoded by the coding sequence ATGATCCCAGTCCGATGTTTCTCATGTGGAAAAGTAATCTCAAACTATTGGGATGAGTACAAAAGACGTGTCAGTGATGGCGAAGACGCTGCTGCAGTGCTGGATGATCTCGGGATCACCCGCTACTGCTGCCGCAGAATGTTGCTGAGCCATGTCGAACTCATTGATGTGTTTTCGCCGTACCAGTAA
- a CDS encoding 30S ribosomal protein S9: MVKVINSSGKHKTATARATVTKGTGKVRINKIPLELYAPELVRMKISEPLLIAGDEVVSGLDINVDVRGGGIVGQANAVRTAVARGIVEWTNDTVIRDNFASYDRNLLVNDSRQKESKNFGGPGARAKYQKSYR, encoded by the coding sequence ATGGTCAAAGTAATTAATTCATCTGGAAAGCACAAGACTGCAACTGCACGTGCAACAGTCACGAAAGGAACCGGTAAGGTCAGGATCAACAAAATTCCGCTCGAGTTATATGCTCCAGAGCTTGTAAGGATGAAGATCTCAGAACCTTTGCTGATCGCAGGAGACGAAGTGGTCTCAGGGCTTGATATTAATGTAGATGTCCGGGGCGGCGGGATTGTCGGGCAGGCTAACGCGGTAAGGACCGCAGTTGCCAGAGGTATTGTGGAATGGACAAATGACACAGTAATCAGAGACAACTTCGCAAGCTATGACCGCAATCTACTGGTAAACGATTCCAGGCAGAAAGAGTCAAAGAACTTTGGTGGTCCCGGAGCAAGGGCTAAATACCAGAAATCTTACAGGTAA